The proteins below are encoded in one region of Deltaproteobacteria bacterium:
- the cobT gene encoding nicotinate-nucleotide--dimethylbenzimidazole phosphoribosyltransferase has translation MWTIPPFDDAAAARARQRQRELTKPPGSLGALESVAIQLAGWQGTDLPASRPAAAILFAADHPVARRGVSAYPQEVTAAMVANFAAGGAAASVLCRHAHVPLRVVDVGVAAPYAVPASAAVPVRRDAVADAPAGDICVEDAMSEDVYRAALAAGAAEIDELAADTRLVILGEMGIGNTTPASAVAAALLGCDAQEIVGAGTGVTGAALAAKIAAVDAAVRRVRGAPPDEVVRAVGGRDLAALIGAAARALERRIAVLVDGFIVTAAMLALVRMDPAARQGLLFAHRSGERGHARLLAALDAQPLVDLSMRLGEGSGALVALHLVDCACALHRDMATFASANVPGPAAERP, from the coding sequence CGCACTCGAGAGCGTCGCAATCCAACTCGCCGGCTGGCAGGGCACCGACCTCCCGGCATCCCGGCCCGCCGCCGCCATCCTGTTTGCCGCCGACCATCCGGTCGCCCGCCGGGGCGTGTCGGCGTACCCGCAAGAGGTCACCGCCGCGATGGTCGCCAACTTCGCCGCGGGCGGAGCGGCAGCGAGCGTGTTGTGCCGCCACGCGCACGTCCCGTTGCGCGTCGTCGACGTCGGGGTGGCAGCCCCCTACGCCGTACCGGCCTCCGCTGCCGTACCCGTGCGACGTGACGCGGTTGCCGATGCACCTGCCGGCGACATCTGCGTCGAGGATGCGATGTCCGAAGACGTCTATCGCGCCGCGCTCGCCGCGGGCGCCGCGGAAATCGACGAGCTCGCCGCGGACACGCGGCTCGTCATCCTCGGCGAGATGGGCATCGGCAACACGACCCCCGCATCCGCGGTCGCGGCGGCGCTGCTCGGCTGCGACGCGCAGGAGATCGTCGGCGCGGGCACCGGCGTGACCGGCGCTGCGCTCGCCGCGAAAATCGCGGCCGTGGACGCGGCGGTGCGACGCGTGCGCGGCGCTCCGCCCGACGAGGTGGTCCGCGCCGTGGGTGGTCGCGACCTCGCGGCGCTCATCGGCGCGGCCGCGCGCGCGCTCGAGCGGCGCATCGCCGTGCTGGTCGACGGCTTCATCGTGACCGCGGCCATGCTGGCGCTGGTTCGGATGGATCCGGCGGCACGGCAGGGGTTGCTGTTCGCGCACCGATCGGGCGAACGCGGACACGCGCGCCTGTTGGCTGCACTGGACGCACAACCGTTGGTCGATCTGTCGATGCGCCTGGGCGAAGGCAGCGGCGCCTTGGTCGCACTGCACCTTGTCGACTGCGCGTGCGCTTTGCACCGCGACATGGCGACGTTTGCGAGCGCGAACGTGCCCGGCCCCGCGGCGGAGCGGCCGTGA
- a CDS encoding ATP-binding cassette domain-containing protein — protein sequence MPSPVPVRFEGVCRRWRDRAALVDVDLALSPGERVALIGPSGSGKTTLLHLLMGALRSSAGRIRIGDVAIEEMTPAQVRAHRRQCALVDQGSLLIRQLTVHGNVVAGMLPHWPWWRVLASVAWSVERARVRALLDDVGLGDRQWDSAATLSGGQQQRVAIARALAGQPAFLLADEPTSALDPTTSDEVIALMAARARRLGATLVISTHRVSQVLDDVDRVVGLRAGRVVLDARPADVDDAALDALYEGSRERA from the coding sequence GTGCCTTCGCCGGTTCCCGTGCGGTTCGAGGGCGTGTGCCGGCGCTGGCGTGACCGCGCGGCGCTCGTCGACGTCGACCTCGCGCTGTCTCCGGGCGAGCGCGTGGCGCTGATCGGTCCCAGCGGCAGCGGCAAGACCACCTTGTTGCACCTGCTGATGGGCGCGTTGCGCTCGTCGGCGGGGCGCATTCGCATCGGAGACGTGGCGATCGAGGAGATGACGCCCGCGCAGGTGCGCGCGCACCGCCGCCAGTGCGCACTCGTCGACCAGGGATCGCTGCTCATCCGGCAGCTCACCGTGCACGGTAACGTCGTGGCCGGCATGTTGCCGCACTGGCCCTGGTGGCGCGTACTCGCGTCGGTGGCCTGGTCCGTGGAGCGCGCCCGCGTGCGCGCACTGCTCGACGACGTCGGCCTCGGCGACCGCCAGTGGGACTCGGCCGCGACCCTCAGCGGCGGCCAGCAGCAGCGCGTCGCGATCGCTCGCGCACTCGCCGGCCAGCCGGCGTTCTTGCTCGCGGACGAGCCGACGAGCGCGCTGGACCCGACGACATCCGACGAGGTCATCGCGCTCATGGCCGCCCGCGCGCGGCGGCTCGGGGCGACCCTCGTCATCTCGACTCACCGGGTGAGTCAGGTGCTCGACGACGTCGACCGCGTCGTCGGGCTGCGCGCCGGGCGCGTCGTGCTCGACGCGCGGCCGGCCGACGTCGACGACGCCGCGCTCGACGCGCTGTACGAGGGCAGCCGTGAGCGCGCTTGA
- a CDS encoding adenosylcobinamide-GDP ribazoletransferase: protein MTASALGGLRAAVSFLTRVPVGRPPAEDELRLAPAFFPAVGAAIGGAMAGAFAIAAPAGALPAACVALAAGMWLTGAFHEDGLADTADALGGALDRDRLFDILKDSRIGAYGAAALAASLVLRAALIAALADRATAALVATQALARLPPVWLMATLPYVTAHDRRRSPAFRAGAREVGVASAFAAIAVTAAGLSVFEMIASAAAAAVVTLACGWRFRARAGGLTGDFLGATEQVAECALLLALALAT, encoded by the coding sequence GTGACGGCGAGTGCGCTCGGCGGCCTGCGCGCCGCGGTGTCGTTCCTCACGCGCGTTCCGGTCGGCCGGCCGCCGGCCGAGGACGAGCTGCGGCTGGCGCCCGCCTTCTTTCCCGCGGTCGGCGCGGCGATCGGCGGCGCGATGGCCGGCGCGTTCGCGATCGCGGCGCCGGCCGGCGCCCTGCCGGCGGCGTGCGTCGCGCTGGCCGCCGGGATGTGGCTCACCGGGGCGTTTCACGAAGACGGCCTGGCCGACACGGCCGACGCGCTCGGCGGCGCGCTCGATCGCGACCGGCTGTTCGACATCCTCAAGGACAGCCGCATCGGCGCGTACGGCGCGGCGGCGCTGGCGGCGTCGCTCGTGCTGCGCGCCGCGCTGATCGCAGCGCTGGCGGACCGCGCGACGGCTGCGCTCGTGGCGACGCAAGCGCTGGCGCGACTGCCGCCGGTGTGGCTGATGGCGACGCTGCCCTACGTGACGGCCCACGACCGAAGGCGCAGCCCGGCGTTTCGCGCCGGCGCGCGCGAGGTCGGCGTGGCGTCGGCGTTCGCCGCGATCGCCGTGACGGCCGCGGGCCTGTCGGTTTTCGAGATGATCGCATCGGCCGCGGCCGCCGCCGTCGTGACGCTCGCGTGTGGCTGGCGGTTTCGCGCGCGCGCCGGCGGCCTCACCGGCGACTTCCTCGGCGCCACCGAACAGGTGGCCGAGTGCGCGCTGCTGTTGGCGCTCGCCCTGGCAACGTGA
- a CDS encoding putative selenate ABC transporter substrate-binding protein: MRHIRSLALLAAAASACGNSDSNPAATATGSAAAPSAKATGSAAAPSAEPKRPSVIRVTGIPDENPTELVRAYKPLTDLLSKRLGVRVEYVPVTDYGAAVQALAAKKVDFAWLGGFTHVQARNMTDVVPVVMRDIDREFHSVFIANANSGIQSIADLRGKKFAFGSKSSTSGHLMPRHFLVTKHGIDPDKDFDGPPVFSGAHDATVKMVESGKVDAGALNEQVWQRMVKEGSVDTHKVKVIWTTPPYVDYVWTARADVPEDIRRAFADTFLSLDPKNPEHAPVLERMGATKYVPASPSDFDAIEQVAKSIGLLKK; this comes from the coding sequence ATGCGTCACATCCGTTCGCTCGCCTTGCTCGCGGCCGCCGCGTCCGCGTGCGGCAACTCCGACTCGAACCCCGCCGCCACGGCGACTGGCTCCGCCGCCGCGCCGTCGGCCAAGGCGACCGGCTCCGCCGCCGCGCCGTCGGCCGAACCGAAGCGGCCCTCGGTCATTCGCGTCACCGGGATCCCGGACGAAAATCCGACGGAACTCGTCCGCGCCTACAAACCGTTGACGGACCTTTTGTCCAAGCGGCTGGGCGTGCGCGTCGAGTACGTTCCCGTGACCGATTACGGTGCCGCCGTCCAGGCGCTCGCGGCCAAGAAGGTCGACTTCGCGTGGCTCGGCGGGTTCACCCACGTCCAGGCGCGCAACATGACGGACGTCGTGCCCGTCGTCATGCGCGACATCGACCGCGAGTTTCACAGCGTATTCATCGCCAACGCGAACAGCGGCATCCAGTCGATCGCCGACCTGCGCGGCAAGAAGTTTGCGTTCGGCTCGAAGAGTTCCACCTCGGGGCACCTGATGCCGCGCCATTTCCTCGTCACGAAACACGGCATCGACCCGGACAAGGACTTCGACGGCCCCCCGGTGTTCAGCGGTGCCCACGACGCGACCGTGAAAATGGTCGAATCCGGCAAGGTCGATGCGGGCGCACTCAACGAACAGGTCTGGCAGCGCATGGTCAAGGAGGGATCCGTCGACACCCACAAGGTGAAGGTCATCTGGACCACGCCGCCGTACGTCGATTACGTGTGGACGGCCCGCGCCGACGTCCCCGAGGACATCCGCCGCGCGTTTGCCGACACCTTCCTGTCGCTCGACCCGAAAAACCCCGAGCATGCACCCGTGCTCGAGCGAATGGGCGCGACCAAGTACGTGCCCGCGAGCCCGTCGGACTTCGACGCGATCGAACAGGTAGCCAAGTCGATCGGCCTGCTCAAGAAGTAG
- a CDS encoding ABC transporter permease subunit, translating into MSALEPRDRRRVALATAATASVVAAGWFAGADPTRLADAHGAANFAALLRSLLSPDLSGPFLSRIGGLAVDSILIGALGLAMALAVAAPLAIAAARVPGLADDPLARRWRTAGRRALRSSARGVLAFFRAVPEILWAYLFVRIFGLGPGPAVFALALSFGGIIGKLFAELIEAADPTPIRRLQAAGAGRIAVLTYGVLPQVRSQWIAYALFRLECSIRSASILGVVGAGGLGSEIDLSIRYFQYDKLATALLAVLAYVVALEIASARLRRARPGWPLALFCAGAIAGVARLDIPWRAVCGEDATAQLRAFFAGFVSPTTDAAFLVRAVRLAAVTVAMAWAATALAAAAAFVLAPLSATTFTVRGYLDDAPAARGPRRYAALAVIAPARAALQVARALPELVWALLFIVWVGPGPTAGILALAVHTTGILGRLYGDALEEAEPGPARLIERSGAGPLSRYLYGVLPQALPRIASFSLFRFEVNIRDAAMVGFVGAGGLGDALHTAISLFHMSDLATLVAVTIAVVVAVDGLGDRVRHRLPGVA; encoded by the coding sequence GTGAGCGCGCTTGAACCGCGCGATCGGCGGCGCGTCGCGCTCGCCACCGCCGCCACCGCGTCGGTCGTGGCCGCCGGCTGGTTTGCCGGCGCCGATCCGACGCGGCTCGCGGACGCGCACGGCGCGGCCAACTTTGCGGCGCTGCTGCGGTCGCTGCTGTCGCCGGACCTGAGCGGGCCGTTTTTGTCGCGCATCGGCGGCCTGGCGGTCGACAGCATCCTGATCGGCGCCCTCGGCTTGGCGATGGCGCTCGCCGTCGCGGCGCCCCTCGCGATCGCCGCCGCGCGCGTCCCGGGGCTCGCCGACGACCCGCTGGCCCGGAGATGGCGGACGGCCGGCCGCCGCGCGCTGCGGTCGTCCGCGCGCGGGGTCCTCGCGTTTTTTCGCGCGGTCCCCGAGATCCTGTGGGCGTACCTGTTCGTGCGCATCTTCGGGCTGGGGCCCGGCCCGGCCGTGTTCGCGCTGGCACTGTCGTTCGGCGGCATCATCGGCAAGCTGTTCGCGGAACTGATCGAAGCGGCCGACCCGACGCCGATCCGGCGCCTGCAGGCCGCCGGCGCCGGGCGAATCGCCGTGCTCACGTACGGCGTGCTGCCCCAGGTGCGCAGCCAGTGGATCGCCTACGCGCTGTTTCGCCTCGAGTGCTCCATCCGCAGCGCGTCGATCCTCGGCGTGGTGGGCGCCGGCGGCCTCGGCAGCGAGATCGATCTGAGCATCCGCTACTTTCAGTACGACAAGCTCGCCACCGCGCTGCTCGCGGTCCTCGCCTACGTCGTGGCGCTCGAGATCGCGAGCGCACGTCTGCGGCGGGCGCGCCCCGGCTGGCCGCTCGCGCTGTTTTGCGCCGGAGCCATCGCGGGCGTCGCTCGGCTCGACATCCCGTGGCGCGCGGTCTGCGGCGAGGACGCGACGGCGCAACTGCGCGCGTTCTTCGCCGGGTTCGTGTCGCCGACGACCGACGCCGCGTTCCTCGTCCGCGCGGTGCGGCTCGCGGCGGTGACGGTCGCGATGGCGTGGGCCGCGACCGCGCTCGCGGCCGCCGCGGCGTTCGTGCTCGCCCCCCTGTCGGCGACGACGTTCACCGTGCGCGGGTACCTCGACGACGCGCCCGCCGCGCGCGGCCCCCGGCGCTACGCCGCGCTCGCCGTCATCGCGCCCGCGCGCGCCGCGCTGCAGGTGGCCCGCGCGCTCCCCGAACTGGTGTGGGCGCTGCTGTTCATCGTGTGGGTCGGACCGGGACCGACCGCCGGCATCCTCGCGCTCGCGGTCCACACGACCGGCATCCTCGGCCGACTGTACGGCGACGCGCTCGAGGAGGCCGAGCCCGGCCCCGCGCGCCTCATCGAGCGCAGCGGCGCCGGTCCGCTGTCGCGCTACCTGTACGGCGTGCTGCCGCAGGCGCTTCCGCGCATCGCCTCGTTTTCGCTGTTCCGGTTCGAGGTCAACATCCGCGACGCGGCGATGGTCGGTTTCGTCGGCGCCGGCGGGCTCGGAGACGCCCTCCACACGGCCATCAGCCTGTTTCACATGAGCGATCTCGCGACGCTCGTCGCCGTCACGATTGCCGTCGTCGTCGCGGTCGACGGCCTCGGCGACCGCGTGCGGCACCGACTGCCGGGCGTGGCGTAG